The stretch of DNA GTATTATTTTGTTGGCTTTAAATCTCCCTGATATTTGTATATAGACATTCTGTACCTATCTGCTTTAAAACAAAATATGCATataaaaagttaattttcagtgattcatgcgCATTCAGGGGGAAATATTTTAACAATTTGCAATCTTTGTTTGAAATTAGAGGCCTGAATTTTCGTAAAGACAGAAGGTCTCCGCaccttagccaaaatggtgccGGAGCCGCCATTTTGGAAGTCCTGCCCCCCAAACCCGGCACCAACCACTTGTGCTGGGGGAAACGGAGGTGAGATGTGTTTTGCCCATCCGCAGATCACTGAGGTAGGTGCACATGTCAACATGCAGCTGGTTCCGTCAgggtggtagcgggcgggtaaaacaataTTTTACGGCTGGCCGGGCGGGTGGGCTTTCACGCCGCATTGTCCCGAACCCGCCACGTTATTTATACACTCCCGAGAAACCATTCCCACGGCAAGCAgggtctcattcgcccgcccgccatcaTTCCACCGCTGCGTCACGCCAGGCGTCGTATTTAAattccagccacaagcacacatctcagtgcttccagactaTCACTGCTGcttggaagacatggccctgaaaccgaagaagattgcagcccccaggttcagcgacgggtccctcgagtgccttttgggtgCCGTGGAGACCCGCTGGGATGTCCTCTGCCCccgttctggccgcaggatgggcagcagcagtgctaacccagcttgggaggcggtggcagcagtggtcagcgccaatgcccttcagacaagggcagccacccagtgctgcaaaaggatgagtgagctcctccgttccgccagggtaagtcactcttctgatcactttcaactcacacactcacaaacccatcacacatccactgtgaACTCACTCGCTATCAGTTTAAGGGGcatcaccgttcactctctcacactcaccatcattgtcctcaccccatccatgggaccactcaccgcccacacaggccgggcatacttatcatctggcctggcaggtgtcctgcttacactttctccatctctgtgcATACAGGACAACCTGGCACACAACAAGGAGGAGAGGTTGCTGACCACTagcggaatgcctgaaatcaaggttctcacggactttgaaaacagagccatccagctggccggtgaggatctggaccatctggaccgttcctgtgctgacagtgagttcggtggtgctctaccaagtgagggtccaggaGTGCAACACACATCACACAACCATCCTGTGAGTAATGTGCCCTGCGAAGGAAATCATTTCTTttactaataaatgtttaatcaatTTTTATTAAAAACCTCCAAGACTCGGTgggcttattactactgaattcaaggcacgaatctcgaaataaaaatacgaattgcaaaaacagttgtggTAGCTGTTTCAAGGGATTTGATcagctcagcactgaccatctgctgtgccattacaccatcatcatcctccacaaatctagcagctatgaaggccacCCAAGTGAGCTtccctcatctagccagtgcgagggcctcatccccgtcatcgtcacctctgaggacctcctcaccctcagccctgttggcgtcctcctcattCAGAGGAGACtcccagctcctgcatctcctcctcagccagctcatctccccattgcaGAACCAGGGTGTAGCaggtgacgatgatgcgtgacacccttcgtggactatattgcagggcaccgccagactggtccaggcaccaggacctcattttcagcatcccgattggTTTGCTTGATCAAGTTGCGATTTGCAGCATGAGCTTCGTCATAcatttgctctgctgcagtctgaggccgccgcacgggtgtcatccatcagccatggcctctgcgggcagcccttgtcccaaaggagccatccctgcagcctctgtggaccctggaagactccagagacctgtgactgactgaggatgtaggtgtcgtgcacactccctggaaaccgtatgcacgcctgcaggatgcatttctggtggtcgcacaccagctgcacatggAGCGAATGGAATCCCCTGCAGCTGATGCTGTTCACTGTGTGTTGTAGccgagatctgagcaccacacatGTGCAGTCGTTCATACCCTGAACCTGTAGGAAatccgagatctgggcgaatccaattgctcttgctgtcctggtcccgggcaaaatgcacaaactgGGGTggtggcttgtgagatcccacagaggtcacctgtggagccctgaaagaagccactggcatagaagttgagcgccgctgtcactttcacagctactggcagggatgccctccatgtccctgttgGCGCCAAATCCTACAGTGGCTGGCAGGTGTGACCAAAcagctccctagacatgcacagcctCCAGTGACacaggttcttggtcatctgcagagaTGAAGgatggcgtctatagaccctgggtctagctaggtgccaacctGCCATGACTCGCTATGGCTCTTGGGCGGTGtttgcaggagccccagctgtcccttcttcctgaggttgctgatcctgcctctgcgcagccaggagccacagtcactctctctcctccatcttctttgtgctctataggccatcaggcataggACTAGATCACTAggccccatgatcctgatgtactcctaccgcaggatgaaagagagagacacgtgtttagtatgggtgtactaagaacctgtcctggttaagtgtacaggccccttaacaatttctggagagtgctggccactacttgcatggccagagattagtgcactgcatggctgcccgaaatcccaccacatccactccactccacctgactgattggagACAGCTTTACCCACTGGACCacatgctgtactctcagctcagacacaggcattctcctaacccgcactgcaaggctctactgttagcttgaaccatgggggagactggttcaaaccggaatgaagacattgcaaggggttgtgagcacctccaccaatgactgctccatgacgagctttagcaaggagattatacaacgtGTGTAGTCgttcaattgttctgcagcccactaaaacgTCATgactttgcagcctgtgcccgggggcacagtggtggtggggggtggggttggatggTGAAAAGCTTttgagcacttggtggcactttgatgtatCTGcattccttgagctggcagataAGGTAGACGCCTGACTCCAattatatcaatgtggctgcgcctgaactgtctcagttgcagaggaatggttactttttacaggtttccctgatgtgtggccacttccctcgcccaccctacccccaccccgaatgcttgtgcactatattcaacgACAGGCCTTTGgcaccaccccaccaccgccccccccaccctacccataAATCACCTTAATGGCAGGGCTGTGCTTGCCCCTCCCCTCACAAGTCACCTCAGCTGCAGGGCTGCCTTTAACCCCGaccaccccccccagcacccctgaagcttgaagtccaccAGGCGACCCTGACGggcactgcacaatgttactgtgtactcagctccgagctcccctcaaagtgcaggccaccaagtgcatgttgcttatgtgctgttgtgaaacacattggtgcaCTTTCCCTCCAacatggacggacgatccagcagggatCGTCGAGGGGtcattctggcgggctggccagATAACGATATGCTGACCTATGACAATGTGGATCCCGACGTCCGGTgacaggaaatgcagcccgccgttggcaggctgagcggatgatcgcaaactggtttcacactgcCTTGAATTCAATCGTGCCGTATTGTCCCCTCACGCCTGATGCCaaagggcacagaaaattccgcccatgatgTGTGCAGGTTAGACCTGCTAGGAGAAGGTCTAAACTTATCAGGGTTCTTTGGAGAGGCATTTTATCCTTTTGGAGAGGAAAGATACgcttttggatatggtcccagtgTCCCGTTAGGAGAGGTCAGGCGCTCTTTGTGGTTGTTAAAAGTgggcatgaatgtgcataaaaattaGATAAACTCATTGgattgtcaagctcattggagctGTCAAAGGGATCTATCAAGCTATCAAGGCATTTaattctcctgctctttaaatatttGAGAAAAAATGCCAGTGTTGAAAAAAATCCATGCTTGTTGTTTgattctgtctgttgacataagcctgagggttaccattacaagatgagtgctgcatgactgatttcacaacctatcattactACAGTAGGGTACCTATCAGTTCACAGTTTGCTTGACATCTCCAAATGCTTAGAATGATTTTGAAGTGGGTctatgaattttttttattcattcatgggatgtgggcgttgctggctaagccagcatttattgcccatccctaactgcccttgttcagagggcagttaagagtcaatctcaaccacattgctgtgagtctggagtcacatgtaggccagaccaggtaaggaaggactgcagatttccttctctacaggacattagtgaaccagatgggtttttacaacaatcgacaatggtttcatggtcatcgtcatCATCcatatttttactgaattcaaatttcgccatcagtggtggagggatacggacccaggaccccagagcattaccctgggtctctggaataccagtccagtgacaatacactatgccactgcctccccccagAATACAAATGCTTGGCCTTATAAGGGACTGAAGGAAGTCAAATGCCATGAATAAGTTTTACAAATCAGaatggttttttttaataattaactcatcaatagacacttaagaactttatttaatctcagcatggctcctgaggtttgcacagtgtggatactgggtgagttggcatggaggatgtcAGGGTAAAggatactagatgggagggttaggttGCCATGAGTTGACATAAAGTTGGCATAGAGCTATAAAGGGCCAGAGGTAGAAGtggagggtatgaagggccattGGGGTGGGTAGAGGtgcataggttggcataggggctatgaaggaccatggggtgggtggaggggcataggttggcaagaAGGGTATAAGGAGCaaagaaggtgtgtgtgaggggcatgAAGTGGTATGAGTTATCATGGAGGGTATGGGTGTGAGGGGATCTGAAGGGTGAGTGCTGGAGGGCTGTTTCTTGTTTTATTCATTTCCTCACAGTGCTGAAGGACCAAGGTGGGCCTTTTCACCCAGTACGCCTCAGCACCAGGCAGCCCCTGTGCTGCCTCAGAACTGTGTCTGGGAGTGGCAGGCCTGACTCCCATTTCACCCCTCTTGGCCAATAAAGTATCCCTGTTGAGGCCTCACATATTAGCAGTTGGATGCCGATAACAGGAATGGAATCTGAAATTCATGTGGGAAGAAGGACTCTGTCAGCTTAGAGCAGGAGCCCAGGCTGCCTGCTGAAGACAAAACAGGGTAAAATCTCAAAATGGTGGGGTCCTAGCAACTTTCCAATGGGTACATAACATGGGCAATTTTAACTGGTTTCTGATGAATAGGGTTAAAAATGCCGATGTTGTATGACAGTAGAGTGTCTGTCCAGACTCAATGCTTCAGTCTGTAGGACGAGATCTAAAACCCgtaaccttctaactcagaggtgagagtggtcCATGGCTAGCGCTTGATCCGTAGAAATAGCAGGCTTGAGCTCCTCTTCATGTTCCATGCCTTCCCATGTTCTTGGTGGCAAAAATGAAGCATTACATTTTTCAAACTTGAAATCAAATTCCTTGTTCTGCACTGTGCTTCCCTGTTTTACAGGTGAGATTCCTCCACGTGTTCAAGAggtgtcattttttttctgtGTAATATTTTCTTGTCAGGTAGCCAGACACTTTTGCAATGAAATGGAAAGAAACTTTACAGAACATTAAGGTAAGCTGTGAACTGACAGCATAGTGCAATCAATGTCAGCACTGAAAACAGCCTCAGGCTGTTCAGATCAGACTCCTGATATAAACAGTGTGTGAAAGCATACAAGAATTTACAATCAAAGCTGACAGGCATTCACAGGATAGTTTTGGCTAGCCACAGCGCTGTAACAAAATACCAATTCTACAGCATAAACTCACAGTGTAGCTTTTGTGGATCTGTTAATACTTCATTTAAAAACCATTACTTTCAATCTCACATAAACCCTGCCTCGTTCACAAAGCTATTATTGATCTGATGTTTTCAAAAAATACCCAGCTCTCTACGAGGTAGCCAGTTTCAGAAAACCTGTGGAGAACTGCATCTTTTTATTTTCCCAGTTGCGAAAGGCTTTTGGATACCATTTCAAAGCCGCTCTCAGCCCAGGCAGTGGCAGAGGGGCTGCATTTCATCCTGGAGGTCTTAGTTTAGCAAGGGGAAAATCACCCAGGATTTCTGCTCTGTGTACCTGTAGTAAATGTGGCTGTGATAGTCCCATGTTCCTACAGCCTAGCAGCACTCACCATTAAAGTTGACATGTGCAAATGAACACTAAGGAGAGGGTGCAGCAGGATAATTGCTCATTCCAATGAGGACACAATACCTCCAGAAAAGAAACAGGGagtgggataaaaacagaaaaagctggaagaacacatcaggtctgacagcgtctgtggagagagaaacagagttaacatttcgagtcaagatgacccttcttcagagctaaagagaagtagatatatgattaaatttatactgcttaaggaggggtggagcaggtgaagctggaaagaaggtCAACGATgagtgggggctaaggagagactgacaaagatgtcatggacaaaaagacaaagggagtgttaatgatagtggtgagggctaaagaaggtgctgatagtggcaaaggtaagaaagcagaatgtgttaacaaCAGAACAGGGGTAGGCACTCTATGAAAGAACAACgtggaacaagtaacaggtggccgttttgggggtgggttggagggaggggatgatGGTTGGGAGAAAAGGGCAGAAAAGGGATAAAAATGAGATAAAAcggaagataaaacaatgaataaaataataaaaaattaaaataagtgagtaaaaaatgaaaataaatatatgttttaaaaaagagaattaaaaaaggagtgaagatagaggagagagttcatggtatgaagttgttgaactcaatgttaagtccggaaggctgtaaagtgcctaatcggatgatgaggtgcagttcctccagtttgcgttgggcttcactggaacattgcagcaggccaaggacagacatgtgggaatgagagcagggtggagtgttgaaatggcaagcgacagggaggtctgggtcatgcttgcggacagactgaaagtgttctgcaaagcagtcacccagtctgcgtttggcctctccagtgtagaggagaccgcattgggagcagtgaatgcagtaggccaaattgaaggaggtacaagtgaaacgctgcttcacctgaaaggagtgtttgggtccttggatggtggagagaggaggtaaaggggcaggtgttgcactttctccGATTGCATAGGAAGGGCATGAGGTGTTGGgaatgatggagaagtggaccagggtgtcctggagggagtggtccctacagaatattgatggggtggggggtgagggaaagATGTCTTTGGTGGGGTTAAAACCTCATTCAAAGGaccattctccgccatttccgccaactccagcatgatgccagcaccaaacacaccttctcttcacacccccccccaccctcccccactgtcagcattccataggggccattacctccaggacaccctggtccactccttcatcaccctcaacacctcaTTCCCTTTGGCAGTGTTTTGCTTATATCTTAGTGAGTGGTGGGATCCTATTTAAAAATGGGGAAGAAAATGTTCTTTTTTAACTCATTCCAGCGTGTGCACACTGTATTTTAGCTGGTTCAACATGCATTAGAGGAAAACAGAGTATTCTGTGTTTGGGAGAAAGGGTTGAGTTGTTTAGCCGCTGAATCCAcagagagtgcagccctgccgtTTCAGAGTGTGCACCACATCCAAGGCCGTGACCATCTTGCACTTGGCGTGTTCAGTGTAGGTGACCACACCCCTGATCACATTCTCCAGGAAAACCCTGTGAGTCTCTTCATAGATCAAACCCAAGATCTGCTTGACACCGCCACGGCGAGCCAGGCAGCGGATTGCTGGTTTGGTGATGCCCTGGATATTATCACGAAGCACTTTGCAGTGCAGCTTTGCTCTGCCTTTACCCAGTCCTTTGCCACCTTTCCCTCTGCCAGACATGATAATTCTTCGCTCCGATCACTGCAGGTGGACATGGGTCAATCATGTTCTAATTGAAAGGAGGCAGAATatgctcaagggggctgaatgtcctactcctgttcccatggtTTATTTACTTTATTTATTGCTCATTGATTGCTCGTTCATTCCCACTGCCTGTTGACTTCCTAACTGAGACCTCACACTCCGTCTGATTACATACCCAAACTTAAAACCAAGAAGCATTTTCACAAATGAGAACTCAAATGTTTCTGAGTTTGAACGAATGAAGCTGCATACCATTCCTATTCAATTCAATCAATAGCTTAAACCTAAATGTTTGTTTCAGACATTTCTATTTCACATCTTGCACCTTACTACCTACATGCACACACTACAGGAGACAGTGGTAAATGAACCCTAGGTGACGAGGCACATCACATTAAACAGTTCCTGAAATGATCCTGAACTGGAACATTTTATCAACTTTGTTCCTAATTTCCACaattctctcaccttcacatgctcCATCTCTGACAGTTCCATTCCCTTCCTCgaattctctgtctccatttctggagatAGGCTATTAACAAATTGTCATTCTCAGCCCattgactcccatagctacctcaactacacttcatcgcaccctgcttcctgtaagaacttcACTTCATTCTCCTAGTTTCTCCGTTTCAGCcacattcaagaggacattagatgattatttgaatagaaacaatttgCAAGGGTAggtggaaaaggcagggcaatgtcACTAGGTCAGAATGCTCAGTTGGAGAGCTGGTGTAgtcatgatgggccgaatggcctccttctgtgccattaagattctgtgattctgtcctgatgatgcaaccttccacaccAGCACTTCCGATATGTCTTTCTTTTTTCTCAACTGAGGACTCTCCTCCACCTTGGCTGATAGGGCTCTCGACCGTATCTGACCCATTTCACACActtttgctcactctccttcccctccctcctacaGCCACGATaggattccccttgtcctcaccttccaccccattagtctcatattcaaaggatcatcctctgctattCTGCCACGTCCAGCGTGATGTGACCACCAAACATaattcccctcccctttcagcattctgcagggactgttccctctgcaaCACTCTGGCcctcacaaccacccccccacccccaacattgtCTCCCCTTGCCCATGGCATCTTTCCATGtaagtgcaggagatgcaataTCTGCCCTTTtctatcctctctcctcactgtccaaggccccaaaacactccttccaggtgaaacaacaATTTATCTGTGCTTTTTAGTATACTAAATTTAGTTAGACAATTTAGTATATTGTAtctgctgctcacaatgtggtcaaCCCTACTTATGAGACACCACcccagattgggtgactgcttcgCGGATTCCCTCCAATCAGTTTGCAAGCATGACCCGGAGCTTCCAGtggcctgccattttaattctctgcctcGATTTCATGTTGACATCTATTGCATTTCTTAATTCTGATGAGAGGTTATTGACCCAaaatgttcactctgtttctctattctcggacactgccagacctgctgagtgttccagcattttctgtttttatttcagatttccaacacctgCAGTTTTTGCTTTTGCTGAGCTGAAAAACAGGAAAGAGTAAAACCAAAACATgcaagaaaaggaaagaaaatgggGGTAAAAAGGAAAGCTTGTGATAACATGGAAGGCGGGAGACACTGGGGAGGGTTGAACAAACGGGAATTTTTGTTAAATGTTTTTATAGAAAAAACAAAGACTTGTATTTCAATAATACCTTTTGGGCATTCCAAAGCACTAGGCCAACGAAGTATTTTTTGcagggtagtcactgttgtgatgtagaaaacatggcagccaatttctacacagcaagctcccatgaacagcaaaGCCTTAGCAATCCGATCATCTATTTTAgtaatgttgattaagggataaatattgtccagcacACTGGGGACCAAGCTGCTGTTCTTCTGCAGAATAATAgtacaggatcttttacatctacccgaGAAGGGAGTAATAATACTGGAGATTGAATAGGTAGACCATGTCAAGATAGATTGTACATGGCTGAGAGACCTTGGCTTATTCTGTATTACTCATTGTTGACAAGCTCTTTCTTGGGGCGATTTATGAACTAATTCATTTCCAATTTCAGGAAATTTATAACCTCACTAATGGACTTACAATTAGATCTTTCTTTGCCATCCCATAGATCAATTCAGCAATTTTTTTGTTAAAAGATTAATGGGTTCAAATTCTAATAGATTAGCAACTTTGCTGAAACAGAGGACAAAGGAGTTTCATACAAAACGTACAAATCACATAGCACGATTTCAATTCCTAAAACTAGTGGACTGCAAATTGATGCCTGCATAATCCCTTGTGTACATGGATTTAGTTCATGATGTACCCAAAGGATACTCATAGTCAATCCTATTCCTTAAAAAGGCAAGGGGCTAGGCCTTGAGATTCATTCATCCGTATTAAAGAGAGCTTTGGTGGAAATTGAGAGACAACTTCTGTACGTAATACATTTTTCTGCCTGAGATATTTATCCTCATATTTTCATGGATGTGATTTTAGCTTACATACTCTAAAACAATTTTCAAATAGTTTAGTAGAAAATTAATTGTGATAGGGATTGTAGGTTCTTTCTCCACTTCTGTTGAAAATATGCATCGCTGATTTCCAATTGGATCCAAAAGAATTATGTTTTTGGCTGATTGCAATATATAatgtgtctcacagactagtcaagcaacagcctgacatagccatcctcacggaatcataccttacagataatgtcccagactcccccatcaccatccctgggtatgtcctgacccGCCAGCAggccagacccagcagaggtggcggtgcagtggtttacagtcgggagggagttgccctggaagtcctcaacatcaactccggaccctatgaagtctcatggcatcaggtcaaacatgggcaaggaaacctcctgctgattaccatgtaccaccctccctcagctgatgaatcaatgctcctccatgttggacatcacttggaggaagcactgaggttggcaagggcagagaatgtactctgggtagggggcttcaatgtccatcatcaagagtggctcagtagcaccactactgatgttactgtgcgtcggtggtggagggagtgaatgtctgtggaagtTGTGCCAAactagtgggctgctttgtcctggatggtgtcgagattcttgagtgttgttggagctgcactcatccaggcaagtggagagtattccatcacattcctgccttgtgccttgtaggtggtggatatGCTAATATATAATGTAAATGATTATGTACCCACGGTCATGaaaagatattaatgtctataatggtattggaaattattgttaaattggaattgcagtagggtctgtgtctatggccagaatttccccatcggcgatttgggggcggggcccgctcgccgacgggaaaatgacatggtatgatgtcgggaggaacccctgacgtcatcctggtccctttaaatttttagaaaggcaggcggacagcgaaagccaattaaggccattgacaggctaattaagatcattaaaggtcctgcccgtccaaccttaaggccccagtgggctcctgataatacatgaaacctcatccaccggcgggatgaagtttcatgtccgtttttacaaagtttaataaagtttatgtcttTTTTACTAACATGTCTcaactcgtgtgacattgtcacatgaggaggacaagttaataatatttttatttttctatttttttaacttttgtgcactgtcactaatctcgcTGAGACAGCATTTAATCTCaaggagcagtgtgctctttcatgcgcaccctgacagatggggattccctccccgcccccacacaggaagcgcacgGCACTTCCcttcgggcaggccgctgggtgggccttaattggcccgcccactcaaaatggcgccgggccccatttcagtggcgggggtcggctgtccacccgccgccaagctggtggggcctgcACGACCACCAAGATTCTGCCTaatatgtgtgtctgcgtgtgtcttaactggattaaaaccaggtagtctggctgctttgatgtatagaagtttgaggtgttaattagataaatgtaaggaagAGAAGGTAAAGTGTACGTTTggatttgttgaataaaccattcaaaagaatgggtaaaatcttgcacctaattggagataccaagcaatgtgtttatattactgataaaataggtgggatgaaaggatattattgttaggagaggtaaaattaaaaacctagtaatacaatggaaaattgacattcaaaggggaagctacgTATAAACAGGAAGGAGTTTATGTGTGTATTTTAGAGGCATTTAAGAGCTAGCCAGCCTGTAAGCTTACacctgtgtctgcaaaggaaacaaatttaaaggaacctcattttgaattcgtaaggtcaaatgtgctttgcctggtgtctgtttaaaatctatagGTTATTGTTgacttggtgaagatttacctgggagtgattaatttggggatttaattaaaagttattatggttgtaatttgtagacatgtgtgtgtttaatttgttgttagattaataaatgtttaatttaaaacaaaaacagaattacctggaaaaactcagcaggtctggcagcatcggcggagaagaaaagagttgacgtttcgagtcctcatgacccttcgac from Carcharodon carcharias isolate sCarCar2 chromosome 1, sCarCar2.pri, whole genome shotgun sequence encodes:
- the LOC121275845 gene encoding histone H4-like; protein product: MSGRGKGGKGLGKGRAKLHCKVLRDNIQGITKPAIRCLARRGGVKQILGLIYEETHRVFLENVIRGVVTYTEHAKCKMVTALDVVHTLKRQGCTLCGFSG